A genomic segment from Ptychodera flava strain L36383 chromosome 8, AS_Pfla_20210202, whole genome shotgun sequence encodes:
- the LOC139138833 gene encoding uncharacterized protein, whose protein sequence is MVFYHSLQAKVKAVVQMVNEKMATISAVHEKYKELYGASQQAAANNRRAANEKRKKKKRAAISASLNTNPHVKAKCRREMAKDIHSTDIVTLFNRQERGDKGAQQVPACTEPKRYGICLLSSMKPLP, encoded by the exons ATGGTTTTCTACCACTCTCTTCAAGCCAAGGTCAAGGCAGTTGTGCAAATGGTAAATgagaaaatggccaccatatcagctgtgcatgaGAAATACAAAGAACTGTACGGAGCTAGCCAGCAGGCAGCAGCCAATAACAGGAGAGCTGCtaacgaaaaaagaaagaagaagaaaagagcTGCGATATCAGCATCACTCAATACCAATCCACATGTCAAGGCAAAGTGCCGAAGAGAGATGGCAAAGGACATCCACTCAACTGACATTGTCACTTTATTCAACAGACAAGAAAGGGGAGACAAAG GTGCTCAGCAGGTACCTGCATGTACCGAACCAAAAAGATATGGGATCTGCCTACTGTCATCCATGAAGCCACTGCCATAG